DNA sequence from the Oxalobacteraceae sp. CFBP 8761 genome:
CCTGCGCCGCGGACACCTTGCCCGAGCCAACGGCTTTTTCGGTCAGCGCCTGCGCCGCCAGCTGGCTGGCTGTCATGATCTCGTCGGTGCGCAGTTCGTCCGGCCGGTGCCGGTGCGACTGTGCGATCTGCGTCGGGATGAAGTACGGGCACAGCACCGACGTGCCGATCGGCGCATCGACCAGCTTGAGGTCGTGATACAGCGTTTCGGTCAGGGCCACCACCGCATGCTTGGACACGTTGTACAGGCCCAGCGCCGGTGAATTGATCAGCCCCGCCATCGACGCCGTGTTGACGACATAGCCCCGGTACGCAGGATCCTTGGCCGCGCATTCCAGCATCACGGGGATGAACGCACGCACGCCGTTGACGACGCCGTACAGGTTCACGCCCAGCACCCACTCCCAGTCTTCCTTCGAATTTTCCCAGATCAGGCCACCAGCGCCAACGCCCGCATTGTTGAACACCAGGTGCACCGCGCCGAAGCGCGCCATCGCCGAATCGGCCAGCTCCTGCACGTGCGCGCTCTTGCGCACGTCGCACACCATCGCGATGACCTCGGCACCGCCGTCCATCAGTTCCTCGGCAGCTTTCTCGAGCGGCTTGCGCTGCACGTCGCCCAGCACCAGCTTCATGCCTAGGCTGGCCGCCATGGTGGCGAACTCGCGGCCCATGCCACTGGCCGCGCCCGTGATGACCGCGACCTTGCCTTTGAAATCATCCATCGTCATGTCCTTTGACCGAACGTTGAGACAACCGTCAGACAGCAGTCACGCCGCCATCGACCGCCAGTATTTGTCCCGTGATGTGCTTGCCGGCGTCGGAGGCGAACAGCACCACCGCGCCTTTCAGGTCTTCGTCGTCGCCCAACCGGCCCAGCGGCGCAGCGGCTGCCAGGCCTTCGGCGCCGTAGGCGGCCAGCACGCCCTTGGTCATCTTGGATGGGAAAAAGCCGGGCGCGATCGCATTGACCGTGATGCCATGGCGGCCCCATTCGCCTGCCAGCGTGCGCGTGAAGTTGATGACCGCACCCTTGGACGTGTTGTAGGCGATGGTCTGCATGGCATCCGGCGGGTTGCCCGACAGGCCGGCAATCGACGCGATATTGACGATGCGCCCGTAGCGGCGTGGGATCATCGACAGCTTGCCGACGGCCTGCGCCACGAGGAATACCGAGCGCACGTTCAGGTTCATGACCTTGTCCCACGCCTCGAGCGGATAATCCTCGGCCGGTGCGCCCCAGGTAGCGCCGGCATTGTTGATCAGGATATCGACGTGACCCAGGCGCGCCAGGGCCGTCTCGACCAGACTTGTTGCGTGCGCCGGGTCGGACAGGTCGCCCGCAAAGCAGCTCGCCTCGATGCCCAGATCGTGCAGCCGGGCGACGGCGGCGTCGAGTTCTTCCTGCTTGCGCGACGTGAGGATCAGGCGCGCGCCCTGCTCGCCCAGCGCCTGCGCCATCTGCAGGCCGAGCCCGCGCGAGCCGCCGGTGACGATGGCGGTCTTGCCCTCCAGTGAAAACAGTTGCTGCGTGGTGCGCATATGGCCTCCGGTCAGAACGGCGGGGTCAGACTTCGTAATCCATGCACTGGCGGCCTTCGCGGATCGCGCCGATGAAGGGCACCACAGCCTGGTGCACCGGGTGGGCGACATACG
Encoded proteins:
- a CDS encoding SDR family oxidoreductase; its protein translation is MDDFKGKVAVITGAASGMGREFATMAASLGMKLVLGDVQRKPLEKAAEELMDGGAEVIAMVCDVRKSAHVQELADSAMARFGAVHLVFNNAGVGAGGLIWENSKEDWEWVLGVNLYGVVNGVRAFIPVMLECAAKDPAYRGYVVNTASMAGLINSPALGLYNVSKHAVVALTETLYHDLKLVDAPIGTSVLCPYFIPTQIAQSHRHRPDELRTDEIMTASQLAAQALTEKAVGSGKVSAAQVAQLTFDAIRAERFYVFSHPQALGSVAEHADALVHGRQPPDPYAATPHLRDILKAGLKGRR
- a CDS encoding SDR family oxidoreductase; its protein translation is MRTTQQLFSLEGKTAIVTGGSRGLGLQMAQALGEQGARLILTSRKQEELDAAVARLHDLGIEASCFAGDLSDPAHATSLVETALARLGHVDILINNAGATWGAPAEDYPLEAWDKVMNLNVRSVFLVAQAVGKLSMIPRRYGRIVNIASIAGLSGNPPDAMQTIAYNTSKGAVINFTRTLAGEWGRHGITVNAIAPGFFPSKMTKGVLAAYGAEGLAAAAPLGRLGDDEDLKGAVVLFASDAGKHITGQILAVDGGVTAV